In one Streptomyces venezuelae genomic region, the following are encoded:
- a CDS encoding sensor histidine kinase, which yields MRFRLPGRAVDAGVVAVAAAELVTVPDGVGPAVTASYLLAVAALAVRRRWPLPVVLAAIPAAASGYLWLAPMFALGTAAAALPGRAVAYGCAAAMFLSAAAPSSHAEARAWSAHDWATVGLGPALFSIGPTVLGRLARTRRELAERLVELNAVREQERAQAAASAIAAERARVAREMHDVVSHQVNLIAMEAGVLALTSRDDEARGAGERIGELSSRTLDELRDMLGVLRAPTGGGGAGDGRSGGGTTAGLAELPALVAATGLPVRTEYVLATSPPPSPETEHAVFRTVQECLTNAAKHAPGSAVDIVISGGAASGTLTVEVTNGPASGGAWAPPTERGRRASAGHGLTGLRERAALLGGTVHTGRTADGGFTVQAELPFLDASAVRRTVSPPPPPGGVPASPATCLNEPDQGEMCPEKGT from the coding sequence GTGAGGTTCCGACTTCCGGGCCGGGCGGTGGACGCCGGGGTCGTCGCCGTGGCCGCGGCGGAGCTGGTGACCGTCCCCGACGGGGTCGGCCCCGCCGTCACCGCCTCCTACCTGCTGGCCGTGGCGGCGCTCGCGGTACGCCGACGGTGGCCACTCCCCGTCGTGCTCGCCGCGATCCCCGCCGCCGCGAGCGGCTACCTGTGGCTGGCGCCGATGTTCGCCCTCGGCACCGCCGCCGCAGCACTGCCCGGCCGCGCCGTCGCCTACGGGTGTGCCGCGGCGATGTTCCTGTCCGCCGCCGCCCCTTCCTCCCACGCCGAGGCGCGCGCCTGGAGCGCCCACGATTGGGCCACGGTCGGGCTGGGCCCCGCCCTGTTCAGCATCGGCCCCACCGTCCTCGGCAGGCTGGCCCGCACCCGGCGCGAACTCGCCGAACGCCTGGTGGAGCTGAACGCGGTCCGCGAGCAGGAACGCGCGCAGGCGGCGGCGAGCGCCATCGCCGCCGAACGGGCGCGGGTGGCGCGGGAGATGCACGACGTCGTCTCCCACCAGGTGAATCTGATCGCCATGGAGGCAGGCGTGCTCGCGCTGACGTCGCGGGACGACGAGGCGCGCGGGGCCGGGGAGCGCATCGGGGAGCTGAGCAGCAGGACGCTCGACGAACTGCGGGACATGCTGGGGGTCCTGCGCGCACCGACCGGCGGCGGCGGGGCGGGGGACGGACGGTCGGGAGGCGGTACGACGGCGGGGCTCGCCGAGCTGCCCGCCCTCGTGGCGGCCACCGGTCTCCCGGTGCGCACCGAGTATGTGTTGGCGACGTCGCCGCCGCCCTCGCCCGAGACGGAGCACGCCGTCTTCCGTACCGTGCAGGAGTGCCTGACCAACGCGGCCAAGCACGCGCCGGGCAGCGCCGTCGACATCGTGATCTCCGGCGGCGCTGCATCCGGCACCCTGACGGTCGAGGTCACCAACGGCCCGGCGAGCGGCGGCGCGTGGGCCCCGCCGACGGAGCGTGGGCGTCGCGCGTCCGCAGGGCACGGTCTGACCGGCCTGCGGGAACGGGCGGCCCTTCTGGGCGGCACGGTGCACACCGGCCGCACGGCGGACGGCGGCTTCACCGTCCAGGCCGAACTACCCTTCCTCGACGCCTCCGCCGTCCGGCGGACCGTCTCACCACCCCCGCCACCCGGCGGAGTTCCGGCCTCCCCCGCCACCTGTCTGAATGAACCGGACCAAGGTGAGATGTGCCCGGAAAAGGGGACATAG
- a CDS encoding transcriptional regulator, with amino-acid sequence MADDTAARPPREALANLIHSPNRLAIIAVLNRVQHVAFAELRDSLHLTTPELSRQIAILEKEGMVEVAKLRVKRVPVTHVRLSDSGRERFTAYLADLRAIVEGGGGN; translated from the coding sequence GTGGCCGACGACACGGCGGCGAGGCCGCCCAGGGAGGCCCTGGCCAACCTCATCCACTCCCCGAACCGGCTGGCCATCATCGCCGTCCTCAACCGGGTCCAGCACGTCGCCTTCGCCGAACTCCGCGACAGCCTGCACCTGACGACCCCCGAACTGTCCCGGCAGATCGCGATCCTGGAGAAGGAGGGGATGGTGGAGGTGGCGAAGCTGCGCGTCAAACGCGTCCCCGTCACCCACGTCCGCCTCTCCGACTCGGGGCGCGAGCGGTTCACGGCGTACCTGGCCGATCTGCGCGCCATCGTGGAGGGCGGGGGCGGGAACTGA
- a CDS encoding glycosyltransferase family 2 protein, with protein MTTTPDVTVTVIVYNDAERLPRAVASLRRQTHENIEIIISDDHSTDNTPEVARQLASEDDRVSYLRLPENSGGCSAPRNRALEIARAPFLMFLDSDDELPERAVELLLAAHREREVDFVMGAVERVRVDTGRTSTWMPHLVAERRTVEGIEAEPALLFEHLSTSKMYRRTFLDRNDLRFPEGIHYEDQLFSAQAYCLAKAFTVIPDPVYRWYIAPYEAAESASISNQRHKLTNVRDRIHVQRLIDAFLVSSGHEAVREAKDYKFLKHDFRMYAGDLPFRDEEWLTGFAEIVNPYLAELSPGAYARLPRAERVVLRLVQDGRLGEAQLAARGLGHGVAPRETTPDSSGHVYWGPYVPESAASRGELDVTDLGLDSRPFASAQFRHEITRVERGPGATVVLSVRTYDPGLRLPVGPQVATLLLAPGRRRMKTPFRLDPVRPGVFEGTARLDLSAAPLPLNGFAGTRHPVLQLTSGQLRNTALLLAPLTFPTLRARVDYRGGVLPHEVTVEPEGRASGRLQLRWTPVGVTSRVIRPLARKAGAKAGSRVRRAARLAASLAR; from the coding sequence ATGACCACCACTCCCGACGTCACCGTGACGGTGATCGTCTACAACGACGCGGAACGCCTCCCGCGCGCCGTCGCCTCGCTGCGCCGCCAGACGCACGAGAACATCGAGATCATCATCAGCGACGACCACTCGACGGACAACACGCCCGAGGTGGCACGTCAGTTGGCGTCGGAGGACGACCGCGTCAGCTACCTCCGCCTCCCCGAGAACAGCGGCGGTTGCAGCGCGCCGCGCAACCGCGCCCTTGAGATCGCGCGCGCCCCGTTCCTGATGTTCCTGGACAGCGACGACGAACTCCCGGAGCGCGCGGTCGAATTGCTCCTGGCCGCGCACCGCGAGCGGGAGGTGGACTTCGTGATGGGCGCGGTGGAACGCGTGCGCGTCGACACGGGCCGCACCTCCACGTGGATGCCGCACCTGGTCGCCGAGCGGCGCACGGTGGAGGGCATCGAGGCGGAACCGGCCTTGCTCTTCGAGCACTTGTCGACGAGCAAGATGTACCGTCGCACGTTCCTGGACCGGAACGACCTCCGCTTCCCGGAGGGCATCCACTACGAGGACCAGCTGTTCTCGGCGCAGGCGTACTGCCTCGCGAAGGCGTTCACGGTCATCCCCGACCCCGTCTACCGCTGGTACATCGCCCCCTACGAGGCGGCGGAGTCGGCCTCGATCTCCAACCAGCGCCACAAGCTGACGAACGTCCGCGACCGCATCCACGTCCAGCGCCTCATAGACGCGTTCCTCGTGTCGAGCGGCCACGAGGCCGTCCGTGAGGCCAAGGACTACAAGTTCCTGAAGCACGACTTCCGGATGTACGCGGGCGACCTGCCGTTCCGGGACGAGGAGTGGCTGACGGGCTTCGCGGAGATCGTGAACCCGTATCTGGCGGAGCTGTCCCCCGGCGCGTACGCCCGCCTCCCCCGGGCCGAACGTGTCGTACTCCGCCTGGTGCAGGACGGCCGCCTCGGTGAGGCCCAGTTGGCGGCGAGGGGCCTGGGCCACGGAGTGGCACCACGCGAAACGACGCCGGACTCCTCCGGCCACGTCTACTGGGGCCCGTACGTCCCCGAGTCCGCGGCCTCCCGCGGGGAGCTCGACGTCACGGACCTGGGCCTGGACTCCCGCCCCTTCGCCAGCGCGCAGTTCCGCCACGAGATCACACGCGTGGAGCGTGGGCCCGGGGCCACGGTCGTCCTCTCCGTCCGCACGTACGACCCGGGCCTGCGCCTACCGGTCGGCCCCCAGGTGGCCACGCTCCTCCTGGCCCCCGGCCGCCGCCGCATGAAGACCCCGTTCCGCCTGGACCCGGTCCGCCCCGGCGTCTTCGAGGGCACGGCCCGCCTGGACCTGTCGGCGGCGCCGCTCCCCCTCAACGGCTTCGCAGGCACCCGCCACCCGGTCCTCCAGCTGACCTCCGGCCAACTCCGCAACACGGCCCTGCTCCTGGCCCCGCTCACTTTCCCCACGCTCAGGGCCCGCGTCGACTACCGGGGCGGCGTACTCCCCCACGAGGTCACGGTCGAGCCGGAGGGCCGCGCATCGGGCCGCCTCCAGCTCCGCTGGACCCCGGTGGGCGTGACGTCCCGCGTCATACGTCCGCTGGCCCGCAAGGCGGGGGCGAAGGCGGGCTCACGGGTCCGCCGTGCGGCACGACTGGCGGCGAGTCTGGCGCGCTGA
- a CDS encoding CDP-glycerol:glycerophosphate glycerophosphotransferase, with protein MSTRKGGTAVPEQGESTGPTRDAGADAGPELSVVVHGRNVQGHLGACLDALAAQASPGVEVIVAAVGASAQAAATDRPGVTVVPLPEGTGDGAARTAGAERAGGRWLHFVHSKDSVPTGAPRAVADRVTEVPAGVDVLCVDHVRTTWRHRGMPSPDGKHLAKQGRRDLPLADCPNLLKVTPLLGNRVLRADFWRAHRAELAVDDETFAAYAALLLADRVATLDQVALNVRELRSESLPKGAPEERYAVIDRYESLLSLAAERGLPTAPRAALYDVMVGDCLRVVAREQLPDPVRREFFHRASKAAVARRPEGHQHPGGLEGVRRRLLEEDAYTKYRTFQTANQQRRKLRSAVVSRKHKVGKKVRDLRYRRALERPVDPNLAVFTAYWDRGVACNPAAVAAKLAELAPHIHAVWVVSAANVPLLPPGTDHVVPGTRRYWEVMARAKYLVNNANFPNAIVKRPDSVHLQTHHGTPLKRMGLDQLDYPAAAKGLNFHDLLARVDRWDYSVSANGHSTEMWERAYPSHYTSLDYGYPRNDVYYSATAADIRAIRERLGIAPGKRAILYAPTHRDYEAAWTPRLDLATLADRLGEDTVLLVRGHYFYGGAASPLAGLRKSGRVIDVSSYDPVEELALAADALITDYSSIMFDYANLDRPIVIYADDWETYATTRGVYFDLMAEAPGKVARTQEELTELLTTDAWHDEPAAKARRAFRHRFCEYDDGRAAERVVRRVFLGESEESLPPVTPVDERTPAPTPEEATQR; from the coding sequence ATGAGCACACGGAAGGGGGGCACCGCCGTGCCCGAGCAGGGTGAGAGCACCGGACCGACGCGGGATGCCGGGGCCGACGCCGGACCCGAGCTGAGCGTCGTCGTCCACGGCCGCAACGTCCAGGGCCACCTGGGCGCCTGCCTGGACGCCCTCGCCGCGCAGGCGTCACCCGGCGTCGAGGTGATCGTCGCCGCGGTCGGCGCCTCCGCGCAGGCCGCCGCCACGGACCGGCCCGGCGTCACCGTCGTCCCGCTGCCCGAGGGCACGGGCGACGGCGCGGCCCGCACCGCGGGCGCCGAGCGGGCGGGCGGCCGCTGGCTGCACTTCGTGCACAGCAAGGACAGCGTGCCGACGGGCGCCCCGCGTGCCGTCGCCGACCGCGTCACCGAGGTACCGGCGGGCGTCGACGTCCTGTGCGTCGACCACGTCCGCACCACCTGGCGCCACCGGGGCATGCCGAGCCCCGACGGCAAGCACCTCGCCAAGCAGGGCCGCCGCGACCTGCCGCTCGCGGACTGCCCGAACCTCCTGAAGGTCACCCCGCTGCTCGGCAACCGCGTGCTGCGCGCCGACTTCTGGCGGGCGCACCGCGCCGAACTGGCGGTGGACGACGAGACGTTCGCCGCGTACGCCGCACTGCTCCTCGCCGACCGCGTCGCGACGCTCGACCAAGTGGCTCTCAATGTACGGGAGTTGAGGTCCGAGAGTCTCCCGAAGGGCGCCCCCGAGGAGCGCTACGCAGTCATCGACCGCTACGAGTCGCTCCTCTCCCTCGCCGCCGAACGCGGCCTGCCCACGGCGCCGCGCGCCGCGCTCTACGACGTGATGGTCGGCGACTGCCTGCGCGTCGTCGCCCGCGAGCAGCTGCCGGACCCGGTCCGCAGGGAGTTCTTCCACCGCGCGTCGAAGGCCGCCGTCGCCCGGCGCCCCGAGGGTCATCAGCATCCGGGCGGCCTGGAGGGCGTGCGGCGCCGCCTCCTCGAAGAGGACGCGTACACGAAGTACCGCACGTTCCAGACGGCGAACCAGCAGCGGCGCAAGCTGCGGTCCGCGGTCGTCTCGCGCAAGCACAAGGTGGGCAAGAAGGTCCGCGACCTGCGCTACCGCAGGGCGCTCGAACGTCCCGTCGACCCGAACCTCGCCGTGTTCACGGCGTACTGGGACCGGGGCGTGGCCTGCAATCCGGCGGCGGTCGCCGCGAAGCTCGCCGAACTCGCCCCGCACATCCACGCGGTATGGGTCGTCTCGGCGGCGAACGTGCCCCTCCTCCCGCCCGGCACCGACCACGTGGTGCCCGGCACGCGCCGCTACTGGGAGGTGATGGCGCGCGCCAAGTACCTGGTGAACAACGCCAACTTCCCCAACGCGATCGTGAAGCGCCCCGACTCGGTGCACCTCCAGACGCACCACGGCACGCCCCTGAAGCGCATGGGCCTGGACCAGCTCGACTACCCGGCCGCCGCGAAGGGCCTCAACTTCCACGACCTGCTGGCCCGTGTCGACCGCTGGGACTACAGCGTCTCCGCGAACGGCCACTCCACGGAGATGTGGGAGCGCGCCTACCCCTCGCACTACACCTCGCTGGACTACGGCTACCCGCGCAACGACGTGTACTACAGCGCGACCGCCGCCGACATCCGCGCGATCCGCGAGAGGCTCGGCATCGCGCCGGGCAAGCGCGCGATCCTCTACGCGCCCACCCACCGCGACTACGAGGCGGCCTGGACCCCGCGCCTCGACCTCGCGACGCTCGCCGACCGCCTCGGCGAGGACACCGTGCTCCTGGTCCGCGGCCACTACTTCTACGGCGGCGCGGCGTCCCCGCTGGCCGGCCTGCGCAAGAGCGGCCGGGTCATCGACGTGTCGTCGTACGACCCCGTGGAGGAGCTCGCGCTCGCGGCGGACGCACTCATCACGGACTACTCGTCGATCATGTTCGACTACGCCAACTTGGACCGCCCGATCGTCATCTACGCCGACGACTGGGAGACGTACGCGACGACGCGCGGCGTGTACTTCGACCTGATGGCCGAGGCACCGGGCAAGGTGGCGCGCACGCAGGAGGAGCTGACGGAGCTGCTCACCACCGACGCGTGGCACGACGAGCCGGCGGCCAAGGCCCGCCGTGCCTTCCGGCACCGCTTCTGCGAGTACGACGACGGGCGCGCGGCCGAGCGGGTCGTACGCCGCGTCTTCCTCGGCGAGAGCGAGGAGTCCCTGCCGCCCGTCACGCCGGTCGACGAGCGCACCCCGGCACCGACGCCCGAGGAGGCGACCCAGCGATGA
- a CDS encoding bifunctional glycosyltransferase family 2 protein/CDP-glycerol:glycerophosphate glycerophosphotransferase, giving the protein MQPRLSVVVPVYNVELYLDECLESLAAQTFQDFEVIMVDDGSTDGSAAIAEAFAAADPRFRLISQENKGLGAARNTGVREMSPGSEYLAFVDSDDTLPTTAYALMIETLDETGSDFAAGNVTRFRSAGHVQSPVHRVPFAATRLRTHVSRFRPLLTDRTAWNKVYRRSFWERHSFAYPEAMLYEDAPVSVPSHYLAESVDVLSEPIYNWREREIGERSITQNRTNPQGLIDRVRSIRMVRDFMLARVGDDPMYAEHLKVYDNNALAEEIPLFWKVLPGSDAAYQEAFLEHVGRLVREIGQDAVRALHVPHKLKLYLTVHRRMDELIAQLEFEKEHPGSIPVSGTLHPKADYPFLDPASPVPDAVLRLDQELRLRSRLDEAAWHDGKLWLSGWAFARQLGAESRSKAMKSLILKEKGSRRTVLVPARSHLDAEATVASGAEFRHADWAGFGATVNPSRLRHRGTWVDGVWYVRIAVAGTGSTPRRGPLYGAGTGSGQTPPAHWVTEDVRVAPQIQDGELAIRVETAHARALEVRAEGSHLVVRGILRTAPEGTARLRLRMRESGTILTAPLTLGVPHEGRVPFTAHVDTAALTDIRTNHERLRPTQAERSIARWDMSIEVVDASGDEPTSTRLALILDDREGFSGAQFTQADPTRTVYARRSPGGYLQFCDQPVQPLVDHVTVAPDGTVALTGSYPAQGTHALELVLRQTWSGHEYTFPAKAADGRFEARFVPAPTHRHAGETPLRAGFWWPSVQKPDGSRTAVQLAPPVHGDLPLEVEAHGKRIELQARQYDQLALMAHSELRPEERSRHRQTRLRTEAYPAARHEPLREAVLYDVFGGRMYGDSPRAIHEEMVRRALPVDHLWVVKDGQCEVPATAKAVRVHSPEYYEAMARSRYIVGNTHFPRWLERREGQQIVQTWHGTPLKRIGFDFDNDHFASTQYLQDLDRERHQWTMLLSPNKFSTPIMRSAFRFGGDVDGELLEAGYPRNDVLLAPDRAKRADKVRRALGLPDGKKVVLYAPTWREDKQRHRGGFLLDLRIDLAKARAELGDDHVLLVRPHAHIVEPVPGAGDGFVWDVASYPDIMDLLLIADVLVTDYSSVMFDFAVTGRPMLFFTYDLEHYRDRLRGFYFDFEKRAPGPLVPTSDELIAALKDIDATSAPYAEAYDAFRAEFCDLDDGGAAARVVDRMLAHRGASTA; this is encoded by the coding sequence GTGCAGCCACGGCTGAGTGTTGTCGTCCCCGTCTACAACGTCGAGCTCTACCTCGACGAGTGCCTGGAGTCCCTGGCCGCACAGACGTTCCAGGACTTCGAAGTGATCATGGTCGACGACGGGTCGACGGACGGCAGCGCTGCCATCGCCGAGGCCTTCGCGGCGGCGGATCCGCGGTTCCGCCTGATATCCCAGGAGAACAAGGGCCTGGGCGCGGCGCGCAACACGGGCGTACGGGAGATGTCCCCCGGCAGCGAGTACCTCGCGTTCGTGGACAGTGACGACACCCTGCCCACGACGGCGTACGCGCTGATGATCGAGACGCTCGACGAGACGGGCTCGGACTTCGCGGCGGGCAACGTGACCCGCTTCCGCTCCGCCGGACACGTCCAGTCGCCCGTCCACCGCGTGCCCTTCGCCGCGACCCGGCTCCGCACCCACGTGTCGAGGTTCCGGCCGCTGCTCACCGACCGCACCGCGTGGAACAAGGTCTACCGCCGCTCCTTCTGGGAGCGGCACTCGTTCGCGTACCCGGAAGCCATGCTCTACGAGGACGCGCCCGTCAGCGTCCCCTCGCACTACCTCGCCGAGTCCGTGGACGTCCTGAGCGAGCCGATCTACAACTGGCGCGAGCGCGAGATCGGCGAACGGTCCATCACGCAGAACCGCACCAACCCGCAGGGCCTGATCGACCGCGTGAGGTCGATCCGCATGGTCCGCGACTTCATGCTGGCCCGCGTCGGGGACGACCCGATGTACGCCGAGCACCTGAAGGTGTACGACAACAACGCGCTCGCCGAGGAGATCCCCCTCTTCTGGAAGGTGCTGCCCGGCTCCGACGCCGCCTACCAGGAGGCGTTCCTGGAGCACGTGGGCCGCCTGGTCCGCGAGATCGGGCAGGACGCGGTGCGGGCGCTGCACGTGCCGCACAAGCTGAAGCTGTATTTGACCGTGCACCGGCGCATGGACGAGCTGATCGCCCAGCTGGAGTTCGAGAAGGAGCACCCCGGCTCGATCCCCGTCTCCGGGACGCTGCACCCCAAGGCCGACTACCCCTTCCTCGACCCGGCCTCCCCCGTGCCGGACGCCGTCCTCCGCCTCGACCAGGAACTGCGGCTGCGCAGCCGCCTCGACGAGGCCGCCTGGCACGACGGCAAGCTGTGGCTCTCCGGCTGGGCGTTCGCGCGCCAGCTCGGCGCCGAGTCGCGGAGCAAGGCAATGAAGTCGCTCATCCTGAAGGAGAAGGGCAGCCGCCGCACGGTCCTCGTACCCGCGCGCAGCCACCTCGACGCCGAGGCGACGGTGGCCTCCGGCGCCGAGTTCCGGCACGCCGACTGGGCGGGCTTCGGCGCGACGGTGAACCCGTCACGGCTGCGGCACCGCGGCACGTGGGTCGACGGGGTCTGGTACGTGCGGATCGCGGTGGCCGGCACGGGTTCGACGCCCCGGCGCGGTCCGCTGTACGGGGCCGGTACGGGGTCCGGGCAGACGCCGCCCGCGCACTGGGTGACCGAGGACGTGCGGGTGGCCCCGCAGATCCAGGACGGCGAGCTGGCGATCCGCGTGGAGACGGCGCACGCGCGCGCCCTGGAGGTCCGCGCGGAGGGCTCCCACCTCGTCGTCCGCGGCATCCTGCGCACGGCCCCCGAGGGCACGGCCCGCCTGCGCCTGCGCATGCGCGAGTCCGGCACGATCCTGACGGCGCCCCTGACCCTCGGCGTCCCGCACGAGGGCCGCGTCCCCTTCACGGCCCACGTCGACACGGCGGCCCTGACGGACATCCGCACCAACCACGAACGCCTCCGCCCCACCCAGGCAGAACGCTCCATAGCCCGCTGGGACATGTCGATCGAGGTCGTCGACGCCTCCGGCGACGAGCCCACGTCGACCCGTCTCGCCCTCATCCTGGACGACAGGGAAGGCTTCTCCGGCGCCCAGTTCACGCAGGCGGACCCCACCAGAACGGTCTACGCACGCCGTAGCCCCGGCGGCTACCTCCAGTTCTGCGACCAGCCCGTCCAGCCCCTCGTCGACCACGTCACCGTCGCCCCCGACGGCACCGTCGCCCTCACCGGCAGCTACCCGGCCCAGGGCACGCACGCCCTGGAGCTCGTGCTCCGCCAGACCTGGTCGGGCCACGAGTACACGTTCCCGGCGAAGGCCGCGGACGGTCGCTTCGAGGCCCGCTTCGTGCCCGCCCCCACCCACCGCCACGCGGGGGAGACCCCGCTCCGAGCGGGCTTCTGGTGGCCCTCGGTCCAGAAGCCGGACGGCTCCCGCACAGCCGTGCAGCTCGCCCCGCCCGTCCACGGCGACCTCCCCCTGGAGGTGGAGGCGCACGGCAAACGCATCGAGCTGCAGGCCCGCCAGTACGACCAGCTCGCCCTGATGGCCCACTCCGAGCTGCGCCCCGAAGAACGCAGCCGCCACCGCCAGACCCGCCTGCGCACGGAGGCCTACCCGGCCGCCCGCCACGAGCCGCTGCGCGAGGCCGTCCTGTACGACGTGTTCGGCGGCCGCATGTACGGCGACTCGCCGCGTGCCATCCACGAGGAGATGGTCCGCCGCGCCCTGCCCGTCGACCACCTGTGGGTCGTCAAGGACGGCCAGTGCGAGGTCCCGGCGACCGCGAAAGCCGTCCGCGTGCACAGCCCCGAGTACTACGAGGCGATGGCCCGCTCCCGCTACATCGTCGGCAACACGCACTTCCCGCGCTGGCTGGAGCGCCGCGAGGGCCAGCAGATCGTCCAGACCTGGCACGGCACCCCGCTCAAGCGCATCGGCTTCGACTTCGACAACGACCACTTCGCGAGCACCCAGTACCTCCAGGACCTGGACCGCGAGCGCCACCAGTGGACGATGCTGCTCTCCCCGAACAAGTTCAGCACCCCGATCATGCGCAGCGCCTTCCGGTTCGGCGGCGACGTGGACGGCGAGCTCCTGGAGGCCGGCTACCCCCGCAACGACGTGCTGCTCGCCCCCGACCGCGCCAAGCGCGCCGACAAGGTGCGCCGCGCGCTCGGCCTGCCCGACGGCAAGAAGGTCGTCCTGTACGCGCCGACGTGGCGCGAGGACAAGCAGCGCCACCGCGGCGGTTTCCTGCTCGACCTGCGCATCGACCTGGCGAAGGCCCGCGCCGAGCTGGGCGACGACCACGTCCTGCTCGTCCGGCCGCACGCGCACATCGTGGAGCCGGTGCCGGGCGCGGGCGACGGTTTCGTGTGGGACGTCGCGAGCTACCCGGACATCATGGATCTGCTCCTGATCGCCGACGTCCTCGTCACCGACTACTCCTCGGTGATGTTCGACTTCGCGGTGACGGGCCGTCCGATGCTGTTCTTCACGTACGACCTGGAGCACTACCGGGACCGGCTGCGCGGCTTCTACTTCGACTTCGAGAAGCGCGCGCCGGGCCCGCTGGTCCCCACCTCGGACGAGCTGATCGCCGCGCTGAAGGACATCGACGCGACGAGCGCGCCGTACGCCGAGGCGTACGACGCGTTCCGCGCCGAGTTCTGCGACCTGGACGACGGCGGGGCCGCGGCCCGCGTCGTCGACCGGATGCTCGCCCACCGGGGGGCGAGCACCGCATGA
- a CDS encoding ABC transporter ATP-binding protein: MAETRNDSAPTVIVDDVDIVYRVHGTGAGRGTATAALNRIIGGRKKTEARAGVRKVHAVKKVSFTAHKGEAIGLIGTNGSGKSTLLKAVAGLLPVENGRIFTHGQPSLLGVNAAMMNDLTGERNVRLGGLAMGMSREQVQERYDGIVDFSGINEKGDFITLPMRTYSSGMAARLRFSIAAAKDHDVLLIDEALATGDRSFQKRSESRIRELRKRAGTVFLVSHNNKSIRDTCDRVLWLERGELRMDGPTAEVLKEYESFTGGGKG; encoded by the coding sequence GTGGCTGAGACCAGGAACGACAGCGCCCCCACCGTCATCGTCGACGACGTCGACATCGTCTACCGCGTGCACGGCACCGGCGCGGGCCGCGGCACCGCCACCGCCGCGCTCAACCGGATCATCGGGGGCCGGAAGAAGACCGAGGCGCGGGCGGGCGTGCGCAAGGTGCACGCCGTGAAGAAGGTGTCGTTCACCGCGCACAAGGGCGAGGCCATCGGCCTGATCGGCACGAACGGCTCCGGCAAGTCGACGCTGCTCAAGGCCGTCGCGGGGCTCCTGCCCGTCGAGAACGGCCGCATCTTCACCCACGGCCAGCCGTCCCTGCTCGGCGTGAACGCGGCGATGATGAACGACCTGACCGGCGAGCGCAACGTACGCCTCGGCGGGCTCGCGATGGGCATGAGCCGCGAGCAGGTCCAGGAGCGCTACGACGGCATCGTCGACTTCTCCGGCATCAACGAGAAGGGCGACTTCATCACGCTCCCGATGCGCACGTACTCCTCCGGTATGGCCGCCCGCCTGCGGTTCTCCATCGCTGCCGCCAAGGACCACGACGTCCTGCTCATCGACGAGGCCCTCGCCACCGGCGACCGCTCCTTCCAGAAGCGCTCGGAGTCCCGCATCCGCGAGCTGCGCAAGCGCGCGGGCACGGTCTTCCTGGTCAGCCACAACAACAAGTCGATCCGCGACACCTGCGACCGCGTGCTGTGGCTGGAGCGGGGCGAGCTGCGCATGGACGGGCCGACGGCGGAGGTCCTGAAGGAGTACGAGAGCTTCACGGGCGGCGGGAAGGGGTAG
- a CDS encoding ABC transporter permease — protein sequence MSQALDAPPHTAHPAEPTLSPADLAALHGLTVSGARPSLPAYVRQLWQRRHFITAFATAKLTAQYSQAKLGQVWQVMTPLLNAAVYYFIFGVLMNTKRDVEDYVPFLVTGVFVFTFTQQSVMAGTRAISGSLGLVRALHFPRASLPISYCLQQLQQLLFSMCALFVILLCFGVPPTASWLLVLPVLALQFTFNTGLALVMARLGSTTPDIAQLMPFVLRTWMYVSGVMWSIDAVLKDQHLPHAVQVLLESNPAAVYIDLMRFALIDSFQRDQLPHHVWAWALGWALLAGIGGFIYFWKAEETYGRG from the coding sequence GTGAGCCAGGCCCTCGACGCACCGCCCCACACGGCGCACCCCGCCGAACCGACCCTCTCCCCCGCCGACCTCGCCGCCCTCCACGGCCTGACCGTCAGCGGCGCCCGCCCCTCCCTGCCCGCCTACGTACGGCAGCTGTGGCAGCGCCGCCACTTCATCACCGCCTTCGCGACGGCCAAGCTGACGGCCCAGTACAGCCAGGCCAAGCTCGGCCAGGTCTGGCAGGTGATGACCCCGCTCCTGAACGCGGCGGTCTACTACTTCATCTTCGGCGTGCTGATGAACACCAAGCGGGATGTGGAGGACTACGTCCCGTTTCTCGTCACCGGCGTCTTCGTCTTCACGTTCACCCAGCAGTCCGTGATGGCGGGCACCCGCGCGATCTCGGGCAGCCTCGGCCTGGTCCGCGCCCTGCACTTCCCGCGCGCCTCGCTGCCGATCTCGTACTGCCTGCAGCAGCTCCAGCAGCTGCTGTTCTCCATGTGCGCGCTCTTCGTGATCCTGCTCTGCTTCGGCGTGCCGCCCACCGCCTCCTGGCTGCTGGTGCTCCCGGTCCTCGCGCTGCAGTTCACGTTCAACACCGGCCTGGCGCTCGTCATGGCGCGGCTCGGCAGCACGACGCCGGACATCGCGCAGCTGATGCCGTTCGTGCTGCGGACCTGGATGTACGTGTCCGGGGTGATGTGGAGCATCGACGCCGTCCTCAAGGACCAGCATCTGCCGCACGCCGTGCAGGTGCTCCTGGAATCCAACCCGGCGGCCGTGTACATCGACCTCATGAGGTTCGCGCTGATCGACAGCTTCCAACGCGACCAGCTCCCGCACCACGTGTGGGCCTGGGCCCTCGGCTGGGCCCTGCTCGCCGGCATCGGCGGGTTCATCTACTTCTGGAAGGCAGAGGAGACGTACGGCCGTGGCTGA